In Phoenix dactylifera cultivar Barhee BC4 chromosome 1, palm_55x_up_171113_PBpolish2nd_filt_p, whole genome shotgun sequence, the genomic stretch GTAGGTTTGAAATATTGGATCAACTATTGGATGAGAGAAAAACATCCATATGACACCGCTAAGTTTAAAAATAAGCAATAGCAGTGTTAATAAAGCATCAGAAATCGATCATGTTATTTTTGTCTCTCTGATTTTTTGTTGTCTCCTGTGCTTGCTTTTATCCTTGGGCTTGTTGTAACATGCAGTTAGAAGATTAGGCATTCTTCACTGCTTAAAATTGATTTCCTGACTGCTTGTCAATGACTTCCGCTTCATGAACATAATTTACTGATGTCTAACTATCCCTCCTAAGGATATCTCTTTAAATTTTTATTCCTATGCAGGTATATAAGTCTGTGGATTCAAAGTGCTCTGAGCAAGTATTAGAGGTATTGTTGTTCCTGGAAATGTAGACTCTAAAAAAAATGTTTCTTGTCATAGGTTTCTTAGCATACTTATCTTTTTTAATCTCGTTCATATGAATGCCAAGAATAGGAAACAAAGAAATGACTTAATTGCATGTAACAAAATTTATTATCAGAGTTCACCTTCAACATTTCAATTAGTCATTCCTTTTTCCTAAATAACAGTTCTAAGTCACAATTATAAATTTGTTCTGTGCAGTAGGCTAGAATTGGAAGAAATGCGCTTCTGGCAGTTATTCCAGATCCTGTGACCTGTTTCTCAACTGCTAGGTATTCCCAGAAGCAAGTATTCAGAGTCTTTTCTGATTCAAATTTGGTCATTGTTGATTGGATAACCAGTGGTCGTCATGAAAGTGGAGAAAAATGGGAGTTCGAGCTCTACAGGAGTACCAATCAGATTTTCTTAGAAGAAGACCAGCCATTATTTCTTGATTCGGTAATTCTTTTTTACCATGCACTATGATGTTATTAACTCAATTCTTTCATCCTTGTTAATTTATTCCATGGAGCACCCACAGACTTCTTGACTATGGCCCATTCTAAATACAACTTTTTATACCAATTAAGTAAATACTCAACCATCATGAGTGTAGAGGGTGAAAGTGTTACTTATGTGATTTCTCACCAGAATTGTATATTCTTGCCTTTTTCATGCATACCCACACGTTACCTGTgtcattatattattatttcaaATCATATGATGGAGGACCTGTTTATATTTGGCCATTGCCAAAAAAAATAGAGTTGTTGCATTCTTGCAATGGTACAACACTTGCTTCTCAAGATAGAATACTAAAACAACTCAATGAGCTTATGCACGAATTACTACACATAGATATTGCTTATATCAAGTATATCAAGGTGTGATTTTGTTCACAAATTTAAAATAAACTGAAAGCACCAATCTGCTTCTAATCAAATTTATTTAGATGCCGAAATTAGTTAGTTAATTTAAGATGTAAGAAGGTTCTACTAGTGTACTAGTATCATTGGATGCATTGGTAAGTTTCTCTTTTACTGGAAGTTGCCATGGCCAGAAATCAGAAACTACTTTGTAGAGTGTTGAGGTGAGGTTGAGAATTAGTCATAACAATCTGCTTAGTCCTTCCTTAGAATCTTGGCTTAAGCTTTTGCTTCATAGCTGATAGTAATTGTTATGCAAATTTTAGTTCGTAGTGTTTATAACATTTTCACAATAAGAATGAACATGAACATTTGGTACACTAATCATATTTATGGCTATGCTTCAGTGCAGAGTGACTTTTTGAGGATAATTTATCATTGTACTGTACCATCCAACTCAGTTTTGAAAAtttgataattattttgataaataaattaaatgccTTCTGTTAAATAATTATTGGCAGCAACATAGGAACCTGAATggtatttttgaaaaaggacATTCTTAAGATTTTAATGCTTAAAGGAAGTTTTCAGCAAAATAATCTGATATTATCTTCTAGAGAATAAGAATTGTTGGCCCCTGTGATAGATATTCTATTATTTTCCAACCAATTGGCTTGTCACTTACCATATGGAATTCTTTGAAAATTTGGACTCTATATGAAATGGTGTTTATCCATATTTTGTATCTTACAGATGACTATATGTTTGTATATGATAACTCATAAGATATGTGAGGGGCCATAGCCTTCTGTAAGTGTATATTTGGACCATTCACCTTTCATTGCAACATTCCAACTCTTGCCTTATTAAGTTGCATGACTTGAGAATTACGAGGCAATTTCTTTGGCTCATTAAGGATAGCTTCAAATGCTTTTTGTTTCAGATGGACCACACCAGCACCAGTACTAATCAGACAATGTGATTTCAGCAAATTTGTGATGAACACATGTTGCTGCATGGATAATTTGTCTTTAACACCTTAAATTCAACTTGTCATCACATTCTTTGCCACTGATCCTTTTTAACACCTTGATTTTGACTTGAGAATTACAGGGCAATTTCTTTGGCTCATTAAGTATAGCTTCAAATGATTTTGTTTCAGACGGACCGCACCAGTTTCAGTACTAATTAGATAATGTGATTTCAGCAATTATGTGATGGCACATGTTGCTGCATAGATAATTTGGCTTTAACACCTTAAATTCAACTTTGGCATCACATTCTTTACTACCGATCCTTTTAACACCTTGATTTTGACTCTGGCATCATATTATTTACTGTATTATGGTCACAGCAAGGCTATCCAAATACCAAAGAATCAGGTTTTAAAGTGCATATCTTGATTGACCTTTACATTGTTCAGTATTATGCTTCTCTATGTCTAGTATATCACAAATCAAGATTTCTTCATGACGACTCATTCTGCCTTCCATTGTAGATGTGTCAATCGGGCAAATAGTCCTTCGTGAGTTTAAGTTGGAGACAAGTTTTAGAAATTTGGTTTGTATAATTATTTATAACTATGTTTTGCCTGCATATTCATCAATATGTACAACGATTTTCATGTCATATTGTGATGGGATGTGTTTCTTGGCTTTAGCCCCCATCTTGTATTGTTCCATCATTTCAAAAATCCAGCAGTTGCTTCTGTAACTACAACAGTTGAACAACTTTATGAGCTTATATGCAAACCCTTGGACATAAATAATGTTCATGCTAAGTATACGATGAGAGGCATTAAGTTCATCTCGCTAAGAAAATAATATGCACATTTCTGtttcaaataatttttctttGGATTTGAAAATTGGTTACTCGTATTATGTGTATGAGCAGGTTCTACTGGAACAAGCATCTACTTGCAGTATTGCTGAACGCATGCAGGAATACCATGTTATTGCAATGGTCATAATCTTGGGGTAAGTTTAGGCATCAAATTTTTACCGACTTTTGCCTCACTGTATATCTGTTTTCACATGTGTTTCACAGTCAGACAGTAAACAGAGGGAGTCTGGGGGCATGTATACTGATGGCTTAGAATTTTGGagtttttctctttcttgttaaTGGATAAACCCAGATTGTCCTATAACCCATGACCATAACCATCCAATTTCATCCCCACTATCTGGGGTCAGCTTGTTGAATCCTCATTCGCCAAGCATTCAATTTAGTGCCACCTTAGATGTTATTTCAAATTAATATTTTCTCacaacctctatctacattaccTTTGGTCTTTGCCTCCTTTTCATGCATCCTTCAACACAAGTTAAAGTGCCACTCCTTACAAGAGCCCCTTTGGATCTTTGGCTATGCAGCCATCTCCTTGGTCTATTCTCCATCACTTTGCCCCTTAATTTAATACAACTTCTTTAGCTCCTCTTATCTATAAATTTCTCAATTTCTCCTTTCAAGTTTTATCACACATTCATCTTGACATTCTTATTTCTACTGTACCAGACATGAACCTATGTTGTCATATTCTACTCCAAGTTCAACCATGTTCATTATTTACCAAATCTtcttttcaaaagaaaaggagacaagaaaaagagaagaatgcTATTAAATATGAGAGCTCCAAGTTGAATGGTGCTGTTATTCCTAGATGCACTATTTTTTCTCGTTATTATTGCTGAATATAATTCAGTGAATAACAGAAATTATTAGTTTTATGCAATGAAATTTGTCTATTTTTGTGTAAATTAtgtatttcaaaaattatattataactAGATTCGCTATTATTTACAACTAAATAGAATTTGAATACGTAAagttctctttttgttttttcattaAACTGTTCAACTCTATTTCAGATACTAGTTCCTCTAATTTTATCCTTGAAACTACTATCTCTGAGCGATACATTCAATTCAATGTAATAATCAACTGTCAAATggaaataaattattttctgCTGTGCACTTCTAGACCCATGTTAAAGCATGTTCAAAATCAAGTTCAAGATGAAGTGAAGAAGATGATGTCCAGACATTTCCGTGTTCCCACCCCCACTGCAGGGCATTATATGAGATCAGAGTCACAAAGTGGCCCAACCAGACCAGCCTTAGTTGCTTCTTGCAGTGCCTTTGGTCCTCAGGTATTGCACTCTTACAAGGCCTTTTTGATCTGCAGCATGTTAAAGCTATTATTCAAAAGTAAACGTTTTACAATATTCTCCCTTTAAATGTTGGAATATATAAAGCCTTTCGGTTGATGTGCTACAGGCAATTGGGGTTGTAGTTCGAATAGCAGCAGTAACCACTGAGTCAGTTTACATGTTTTTACGGCATCACCTAGCTACCTTGGAGCCATTTCTGGGAGTAATACCATATGGATAATCTAGAAGACAAGGCCTTGGATGATGAAAGTGCAGACATGTTTTTTGAAACCCAAATGTTTTGCTGTTATTTTTCACCAATATCTctgattttccttttcttttttcttttttttaaatttccccTTTGTAAGCTAGGTTCGTTTGGGATCATTAAATAAAAGACATCATCATTTGAAATAATCAATTCCTGGCCTCATTATTATCTTAAAGTATCTTTTCTGGAAGTAAACACGGATTGGAGCAAGGTGCCATCTTTTCTGGGGTTAGACTTGGTTTCCTGCTTAATTAGTGATATGCTCCTGCAATTATTTTGTATCAGCAGAGTAGCATCCAGGTGACAACTTGGCATATATGTCTTACAAGGTGCACTTAAATGGGGGTAATTTGACTCCCATCATATTATTTAAAGGTCATCACTGCCTGCTATGGATTGGCATATGTTCGCTGCTCTGGTTTGTCATTTTCAGCAAATCACCAAACTCTTTAACTATAATCTTCAGGATTTCTTTCTGCCTGAGTCTCAGATGGAAAAGCTGATTGATCACACCTTAGTTTGGTCTGGGTTAATTTATTTGACTAATAATCTCTTCCTTGAAAAAGAGTTAACCTGGGAAATATATACTTTGGTTCCTTCACAGGTTGTGGTTAAGCATGATGTTGCATCTCCATTAATGAACTACCTATAGCCTACAGTTGTTCTTTATGTCCTTCGAGTAGCTTCAGCCTTCGTGTAATTTGCGTCTCCATGCCCTCTTTCAACCAGAAGGTCTTGAAGTTATGCCTTCAAGGATCTTCTTATGTACTTATATTTCACAGGAGCTGTGCAGCATACCTTGCTCTTGGATATTTTTACTTTGAGGAAGACTTCACATAATGTTTCTTGGTTAGTTGCATTTATGCGAACTTCACAAGAGTTTCTAACCTTAATATAGCAAAAACAAATCAGGAATGGTGAATTTAGTAAAGAGGCAATGACCAGCTTCACCCAAAGCATATGA encodes the following:
- the LOC103721254 gene encoding urease accessory protein D isoform X1, which translates into the protein MSGKGGERGERKMETGIAAVEKVGGRSTVTRCFSKYPLKLIVPNKVGSSKTDAVWIYTLSYGGGIVSGDRISLSIGVGDGCTAAVTTQASTKVYKSVDSKCSEQVLEARIGRNALLAVIPDPVTCFSTARYSQKQVFRVFSDSNLVIVDWITSGRHESGEKWEFELYRSTNQIFLEEDQPLFLDSVLLEQASTCSIAERMQEYHVIAMVIILGPMLKHVQNQVQDEVKKMMSRHFRVPTPTAGHYMRSESQSGPTRPALVASCSAFGPQAIGVVVRIAAVTTESVYMFLRHHLATLEPFLGVIPYG
- the LOC103721254 gene encoding urease accessory protein D isoform X3, producing MSGKGGERGERKMETGIAAVEKVGGRSTVTRCFSKYPLKLIVPNKVGSSKTDAVWIYTLSYGGGIVSVYKSVDSKCSEQVLEARIGRNALLAVIPDPVTCFSTARYSQKQVFRVFSDSNLVIVDWITSGRHESGEKWEFELYRSTNQIFLEEDQPLFLDSVLLEQASTCSIAERMQEYHVIAMVIILGPMLKHVQNQVQDEVKKMMSRHFRVPTPTAGHYMRSESQSGPTRPALVASCSAFGPQAIGVVVRIAAVTTESVYMFLRHHLATLEPFLGVIPYG
- the LOC103721254 gene encoding urease accessory protein D isoform X2, yielding MSGKGGERGERKMETGIAAVEKVGGRSTVTRCFSKYPLKLIVPNKVGSSKTDAVWIYTLSYGGGIVSGDRISLSIGVGDGCTAAVTTQASTKVYKSVDSKCSEQVLEARIGRNALLAVIPDPVTCFSTASGRHESGEKWEFELYRSTNQIFLEEDQPLFLDSVLLEQASTCSIAERMQEYHVIAMVIILGPMLKHVQNQVQDEVKKMMSRHFRVPTPTAGHYMRSESQSGPTRPALVASCSAFGPQAIGVVVRIAAVTTESVYMFLRHHLATLEPFLGVIPYG